The Rhododendron vialii isolate Sample 1 chromosome 3a, ASM3025357v1 nucleotide sequence GAAAGCATATGCGAGGAACTGATGTCTTGTGATCCATGCACATTTTTCCCTTCAATTATTTATCATTGATAGAGAGAGCCACGCTGAAAAGTCAAACCCTGGCAAGCAGGGAGGGAAAGGTGTTCATTTCTAGAGAACTTGGAAAATCTCAAATTCTAGAAGGAAAGGCTAGCTATGAAGTTCTAGATTTAGCAAACTATGGATTGGTCAAATTCGGTGCGAACCTACCAATGGGTTCTTGTCCCAGTTGATAATTTGGGTTCGTGAGCGTTTGAGATTCAGGATTATAAATAGTTTCTGAAACCCTTTGTTGACTAACTTACTAACACCCAGTTGATGTGTACAATattggcccaaaaaaaaaaaaatttggtgtgGACCTAactaaaatgtgattttaatgggTAAAGAAATTAATTATTATGTACCACTTTTATTGCATCATTGAAATACGTAACATACTCgtaaaaatatatactactaTAAAAGATTGATTTAGAAGAAGCAACACTATTATTTTATACTTACAAATATGATGCGCCTAATTTCCGATTGAAATCAATAGGTATGGTTAGATATAAGTTGATCAAGTGATGAGGATTATCATCATAGTATTTTGACTTAGACTTAtttaaaaatttgacaaattcaaTTTGGTCCTATTACTGGTTGTAGCAAGTCAAAACTGAAAATTGGGTCAAAACTTGGAAGCAACATCACCATTTGGATGCCCCAACTATACTTTTAATTTCCCTCCTCCTTTTAGTGATTACCCTAAAATAGGAAATATTAATTACTGACCAGGTGTAAGGACAAGTGGTGCCCAACCCAGGCCGATAAAAGAACCGAACTGCTTGAATCGAACTCATGTTTGCGTGTTAAAAGGTTGTGTGAAATTGATTTGTTATTAGATATAAACGAATCAAAttgattgaaatattttttgaagctcAATAAACTTTTCAACATTTAATAAATCCCAACCATGCGAAAATCGGCTTTTGATCGGCTCCTAATGCTCGTTTGAAATGAACTTACCTCGTAAATAATTCAAGCTTGAACACATTTGAACCATTTGTTGTTGTGCTCACCTATCAGCCCTACCAAAAGGAACCCAGTTATAactaaaaagaaatcaaaattcaagtaaaggaaaagagaaggagATGTCAGGGGtaaatttgcaacaaaaaagaagaatatttgGGGCCGCGACATAATCATCACGTGACGGTGCTTCAAAAATCTTGTCGATCATACGTAAATAATTCAAGCTTGAACACATTTGAACCATTTGTTGTTGTGCTCACTTATCAGCCCTACCAAAAGGAACCCAGTTATAactaaaaagaaatcaaaattcaagtaaaggaaaagagaaggagATGTCAGGGGtaaatttgcaacaaaaaagaagaatatttgGGGCCGCGACATAATCATCACGTGACGGTGCTTTAAAAATCTTGTCGATCATAGATTGATGTAGACTCCACCACTAAATACCTAATTCCCTGAATGGAGGGTACTTTAGTATACCCGCTGCATTCGGCTATCCATTTTTGACAAAGACAGTTCAGATTTAATTTGAGCTCTTACAAATCTAAATCGCATATTGTTTGAATTAAAATCCAAATTGTCCATTGTCGAAATAAATGACCAAATCGAGCACTCGACAGGGCATAGTACAGGATGCATTAAAGCACCCCCGAATTCGTGACTCTCACGGTAGAAAAGGCCTTTGAAGTACCATGTAACAATGCACAATAAACTTGTACTAGTAGCCAGTTGGCAACAGTTTCCCTGGTCAGCAAACGTCACCCCAACTTTTGTTAATGACGAAATAGGCCTCCTGGTTTTTTGGCGGGGTGCCTTTAATTCGTGTGGTTATTGGTTTGTAGGGTTGCTTGCGTAAATAAATGTGAGAACGAAGGGGCTTTTGGACTAGTGAGTCAATGGAGTTTTGGTCAGCTTCTAGAATGTCGGCAAGATAGATGTAGACCAATAAAAAGACGCCACGTGTTATTCGGATTTCTGGTGGGTAACGGGCAACGTTTGTCAACGGTATTATATACGTGTCGGCGGGAGGGAAGACTTGACCGTTTTTAGACAAAATTagtgaaaaatattttgtaatttttttacttcattttcttaaaaaaaattaaattaatcgTTTGTCTTCATGAAATAAATTGAAGATGTTTATGTGTAAAAAAGATAGACTgaagttaaaaaaattcttatgaGACGACtctaaaaaaaacacttaattcatttctttttttttaataattagtTTAATTTATGGAGTATCTATTTTATACAACTTCAAACACTTTaacagaaaattgaaaataggaCCAACAACTTGTTTAATAAAGTgtttaggttttttttatttagataGTGTTTTGCGAATTCTATTTCGGAAATATATCATAAAATCCacaaattttcatgttttttgaataaaaaactaaaagcaaaaaaaaaaggtggttGGGGTGGTTTGTTTTgtcaaagaagaaaattaattatttcaTCAACTTTTAGTGAGGGttagaatttttcattttttctaattgattttttaacacAATAAACTGTTTTCAAGTGacgcctatttttttttttattgggaaaaaagagagtcaCGCCTGTTACTTTGAATTCGTCAATTAAACTTGCGGATGACGAAGAAGAAATAGTAAACTCATTTGTTGCTTATTATTATAACTTGTgtgagttctttttttttttaatcaaaacaaaTGTAAGCtttgaaattcaatttcaatattttggTGGAAATAGTACAgagcacaaaaaaagaaaaaagaaaaagaaatcttctcTCTGAAAACTGTAGAGATGGCTCAGTAGGAGGGAAGTCTCTGCGAAATGGATTTGAGTCACTCTCCCTGacctgttctctctctctctctctctctctctctctctctctctctctcttttatatcCGATGAGATAAATTCCTCTGCTCACCTCTTCCTTCCCACAAATCCTTTCCTCTTCTCCCATAAATATCATCATCAAATTTCAACTATTCTTTGTGTAGCCGATTTCCTCTGAATTCCcttttctccaaaaataaattttctcgGGAAAACTCCACACGGGTTGCTATCGAATTTGGGTTACAACATCTCAGAGGTCAAGTTTGGTATTGAAGCTCTTCAAGCGTTGAATTTCAAGAAAAACCCAGGTTctgttttcttgatttcttcttgttttggttaaaaaataCAGAATTTCGATCATATGTGGGTTACCCATATCGCTTAAAGATCGAAACTTTCTTGATTGAGGCTTTGATTCGTGAGGAATTGAAGCTTGGGATTGCTCTACTTTTGGATTACATTTGACCCTTGAAGTATTTGGAAAGTTGGGaattttgaatatttaattTATGGGAAACTGTTGTGTTGCACCATCTGTTCAATCACCAAAAAGggggaaacaaaaacaaaacccatttGCTATTGATTTTGCTTCAAaccctatatatataaatggtgGTGGAAACAAGAGCTATGTGTTGGAAAACCCAACAGGCAATAAAATTGAGGAGAGATATGAGTTGGGTCGCGAGCTCGGCCGCGGTGAGTTTGGGGTTACGTACTTGTGTACTGATAAGATTTCAGGAGAAGTGTTTGCTTGTAAGTCCATATCTAAGAACAAGCTGAGGACTAGAGTTGATATTGAGGATGTTAGGAGAGAGGTTGAGATCATGAAGCGGTTGCCGCCGCATCCCAATATTGTTAGCTTGAAAGATACTTATGAGGATGACACTGCAGTCCACTTGGTGATGGAGTTGTGTGAAGGAGGTGAATTGTTTGATCGGATTGTCGCGAGGGGGCATTACACCGAAAGGGCAGCTGCAGTTGTCACTAAGACAATTGTTGAAGTCATTGTGGTAAAGATCTGTCTTTCTTCAATCTCCCAATTTTTTGCACTCTGAATAATCGTTTTGATTTTCAACGTTGTGAGTACAGAACATTCGTAGTCTACCTTTGGTTCAATATATATTCCTTCGCAGAAGGAGAATTTAGTAGAAATCTAGCTTGAGGACCACATGAGTTTACTTTTTGCAGGAAATGGTCattcatttgtttttgtcttcTAAATCTAGTTGCAGTCATTTCCCAAAAATGATCTCTCCGAATGGGATCTTATATTAGCTGGCTTTTTTTGGGTTAGTTTGTTGGAGTAACCAGAGGTTTAAGTCCTAGTAAAcaaaaaattccatttttttgaGTGACTTCTCAAATTTACAATACCGTAGTTTCATTTGTTAATCTCCATTTTCGTTTCCCTTGGTAAGAGTTTGAAAGATCAGTTAGGTATCCTTACCTGTGTAATATGTGCCATTGTCTTTTTAACAGCATTCACCATGTGGTGTGGAGTTCACTGAGTGGTATTTTGCTCTCTTTTTAGTTGTTATTTTCTGTTAAAATTTATGATGTTGACTGTTCTAATATCTACTGTGTATTCCATATTTGTCGCTTGTCTCATTCATTTTATTATGCTATTGCTTCCCATATCGAAATCAAGATTGGATTATGATGTTGTCTTCATTTGACTTCTGTTATTGCTTGgaagaaatgattttttttacttgcTTCTTGACATTCATAATTTCATATACAATTCAAACGATTTGTTACAGATGTGCCACAAGCATGGGGTTATGCATCGGGATCTCAAACCGGAGAACTTTTTGTTCgcaaacaagaaagaaacagCGCCCTTGAAGGCAATTGATTTTGGGCTCTCAGTGTTCTTTAAACCTGGTAATGCCCTTGGATAGTCGTTGCCTTGAGCAAGTTGTATTGCTTCATCAGTTGATAAACCCTCCATTGTATTGGCTAAAGTTGGTTTAATTCAACAGGTGAGACATTTAATGAGATTGTGGGAAGTCCTTACTACATGGCTCCTGAGGTTCTAAAACGGAGCTATGGTCCAGAGATAGATGTCTGGAGTGCTGGAGTAATCCTGTACATCTTACTATGTGGTGTCCCACCTTTTTGGGCAGGTCAGTGGCCCATCTGTAGATATTTTATAATCGTTTTTCACCTAGTTGAAACATATAAGCCTACAAGGTAGGATTTTTGTGAGCAGGCATTACTTGCAAATACTAATAAATAAGAGTATTCACTGCAGTGAGTTTCTTTACGGACCAAATGCATTAGGTCGACATATGGGCACACCACATTTTCTGTTGTTTGGAATTTGCATGATTGTTGTCGAGTTAATTATTCTTGTTATTGATTCTGGAATTCCTATCTTATCTAAATATATGTTCTCACTGTGCAGAGACTGAACAAGGCGTTGCCCAAGCAATTATTCGATCTGTTGTAGATTTTAAGCGGGACCCTTGGCCCAAAGTGTCGGACAATGCAAAAGATCTTGTAAAGAAGATGCTTAACCCTGATCCTAAGCGTAGGCTTACCGCTCAGCAAGTGCTAGGTATGATCCTCTTGAAAGGACAAAGTACTATGTTTATGAATTTTGATGCACAAAAAGTACTTGTCACTATCTAATTTCTTAGGTAAAGAATGTCAGAAACCTTAACCTGAGTTCGTCTTTTCTGCCTTTTCCAGAACATACGTGGCTACAAAATGCCAAGAAGGCTCCAAATGTTCCGTTGGGTGAAACTGTGAGAGCAAGGCTCAAGCAATTTGCCGTGATGAACAAGCTCAAGAAAAGAGCTCTAAAGGTAATGCTTTGAAGGATGAACAGCATATACAGATAACGAGATATTTTTTGGCTTCGCATTCTGGAATTTTCTAGGTTGATTGATGTAAACTGGGCAGTTCTAATAATTTGCCAAATGAACAGGTAATTGCTGATCATTTGTCAGCGGAGGATGCGGCTGGATTAAAGCAGGGGTTCCAAGTGATGGATATCAACAACAAAGGGAAGATCAACATTGATGAGCTTAGAATTGGGTTGCTAAAGCTGGGGCATCAGATTCCCGATTCAGATCTCCAGACTCTCATGGAAGCTGTAAGTACTATATCTTAGTTGGAACTGGCTTTTTCAACCTTTTGACCTTGGGATAAGAGGACAAGTGTCACTAAGACAGATTATTCTGGCTAATGCACTCTTATGAAGTTCGTCCAAGATTTGTCCTTACATAATTCTTTATGTGCTTAGAGCATCTCCTGTGGTTACTGCCTTAATTGTGATGCGGTAGCAAATTTTTTGCATGCTAAAATGCCACAATCCTGTAAGAGCAATCTCCAGTGGTTCAAGACATTTTGATTGAGGCAAAATGCCAATAAAGGCATTATTGATGCAAAGCTATTTTGACTCTAATACCAATTTTC carries:
- the LOC131318998 gene encoding calcium-dependent protein kinase 7-like, coding for MGNCCVAPSVQSPKRGKQKQNPFAIDFASNPIYINGGGNKSYVLENPTGNKIEERYELGRELGRGEFGVTYLCTDKISGEVFACKSISKNKLRTRVDIEDVRREVEIMKRLPPHPNIVSLKDTYEDDTAVHLVMELCEGGELFDRIVARGHYTERAAAVVTKTIVEVIVMCHKHGVMHRDLKPENFLFANKKETAPLKAIDFGLSVFFKPGETFNEIVGSPYYMAPEVLKRSYGPEIDVWSAGVILYILLCGVPPFWAETEQGVAQAIIRSVVDFKRDPWPKVSDNAKDLVKKMLNPDPKRRLTAQQVLEHTWLQNAKKAPNVPLGETVRARLKQFAVMNKLKKRALKVIADHLSAEDAAGLKQGFQVMDINNKGKINIDELRIGLLKLGHQIPDSDLQTLMEAGDVDKDGHLNYGEFIAISVHLRKMGNEDHLHKAFEFFDQNQSGYIEIEELRDALADGDESHETNNEEVINAIMQDVDTDKDGRISYEEFASMMKAGTDWRKASRQYSRERYNSLSLHLMRDGSLKSSSGGR